The DNA window AACCTTTTGCCTActtcttttaatatttcattggAAATGGTGTTTGGCTTGCCCAGTGGCCTGAAAATTGGTAATTGTCAATTTGAATCTCAGAGATAGTAGTGATTTGAAGTTGTTGCCATTCTTTTGGCTGGCATTGACCATTCACATTTATTTGTCTGAAATGGCAAAAAGGCTTCAAGGTTATGATTGGTTTGGGGGAGGCTATGAGCTTCTTGTGGCTGCCCATCTCATTCTTTGTGTAGGAATGGAGAACTCTATTCCTGCTGGTTGGTTGGTGTTTTGCAGAAGCTTTAATGGCTCAGGTGAACTTCTGGAGTCAGTCCCTGAGCTCTTCAGGCAAGCCAGGAAATGCGCCGTGAACAATGaacacttttgttttctgtgttcaaGAAAATTCTTAAAAAGTCTTGTAAGAAAGCAGCCTCGGGACCTTCTCCTGGTAATTGGGACGGGGGTGAGTGCTGCAGTAGCCCCAGGAATTCCAGCACTCTGTTCCTGGAGAAGCTGCATTGAGGCTGTCCTTggagcagctgagcagctggaggtgctgcaCCCGGGGGATGTCGCTGAATTCCGTAAGAAGGTAATCAAAGAGAGAGACCTGCTTGTGGTTGCACATGATCTCATCAGGAAGATGTCACCAGTGAGTATATTTATAACTTCTGTTAATTTCTATACCTAGTATGTATGTACTAGTTTTGTATAACAGAACTTCTGTTCTAAGGAAGTACTACTTCCAAAAGTTGAATATTTTCtagtgaaaatggaaattttctgaGTTACCATACAGTACATTGTACATTTTGGGGAGGCTAAAAGACCCCTGAGTTTTAGTATAAGTTACTGTTCATCAGAATTAATGCAAACAAGAGTCCTGACTGTTAACTATTTGCTGTAATGTTTCTGAGCATTGAAAGAGGAATTTCTAGGTCTGTAGCTGTAACTGGAGAGACCCTGAAAGTACAGGTAGGCCTTGAGCCTACTGATGACCTTGGGCCACACACTGTGAATCACTGGTGCAGCTCACACTTCCCTGAGGACAGCCCATGCATGCCCAGTCTCAGTCATCCATCTGAGTTTCCAGAGGTTTTCAAACTGTGTTAAGACGTTTGCCAAGTCTTCCTTCTAGCTGAAATAATCTAGATGACAGACATAGTGTTAAGTGTGTAGGCTGGGGTAAGCCAGGCCCAGTGTGACAGTAAGTCTGCATGTGTTCATAGCAGATCTAATAATTAAAGAAGTTTTCTCAAccaggaatgaaaaagaaataacccTCCCCCCTCTTTAATAGTATATCCCAGGAACATCCAGGATATACTAAATAGCTGAATACTGATAAAATTCTGGTATGTCTGAATCCAGGGTAAGCCAATTTTAGTGTTTTATTATACTTGTATTACAAGTTCTCTTGAGAAACCCAGACAATTGTTTGGAGCTACACTTAGAAGAGACAAGAGCACTGGAACAAACTGAGATTTGTTTTGGGTAGTTTTGGTTGGTGTGCTGTTCAAGCCCTCTTTTACAGGAATGCTTTGGCATTAAGTAGCCAGATGGTGTGAGTTCCTGTGGGAGGCAGTTGTAACAGAGCCTGATGGactcttcctctcctctttcctcAGCGTACCGGGGACACGAAGCCCAACTTCTTCCAGGATTGCTTAATGGAGGTGTTTGATAATTTAGAACAATACATTCAGAACCCTGTGGTTCTGCAATGCATCCTGAGGCTCATGGAGAGAGGCACAATGGTTCTGACTACAAACTATGATAATTTGCTTGAAATATTTGGTCAGCAACAGGGTAAACCTATGGAATCTTTAGACCTTAAAGATAAGGATAAGGTACGATGAGAGCAGTAAAATTACTGGACTTAATATATGACAGGTCAGCACATAAGCTGCACTGAAAGATGTTTTCCTGTTTAAAGAGTCAAGATTAAAGCTGTTAATTGTTAAAGCATGTCTGTAAGCTACAGCAAGTGCCCAGATGTTTGTTTTCCATATCTCTTTATTCTGAATAATCTGGTAATAGTTACCAAGGAGAATTTCATGTGATGCATTTGTTAACCAGTTCCCTGCCATTTACtgggaaaaacccacaaattGTTTTAACTTATGCAAAGTCATTGTTAAAATTCCAAATAGAATTTCATCTGGCTGGTAGTTAATTTACTGTTCATACCTTTTCTGTCAGTGCTCCTGGAACTTGCTTCTTGGTTGACTGGCTGTTTAACCCAAAAAGCCAGAGACAGCTGCAGTATCACCCATCACCTTTTTGTTAGGATTTAAAGTGAACTGTGTAATTAGtaactgcaatctcttgctGTAGGAAAGTGCAAAAGTACTTGTTTCTGGTTTAAGTGGTTTGTAAGTCAGTTCAGCTGTACAGTTTTGCAGATTCATGGTGAACGTGGCATATTATAACAAAAGGATGTATCTTGCATGATGTGCTTTAGGTTCTTCAGTGGGCAAGAGGTCATGTAAAATATGGAGTTCTTCATATTCACGGCTTATATACAGATCCCTGTGGAATGGTGCTTGATCCCTCAGGATATAAAGATGTTACTCAAGATCCTGAAGTCATGGTTTgtgtcatttttaaaattttgactATGTTTTTACAAGCAGTTTCTTGTAATCACTGCAGACAAGATACCTAAGGCTCTGGGGAATCATATAAATGAAATGCTTGGAGACCAGAGGAATTACTCAGAATTATTCAGAAAGGTGGCTTTGTTGCAAAGGCAGTCTATGCCCTTGGGTACTGTGGCTGTGTAAATCACAACCAAACCCCTCAGCTGGATGTCAGAGTTTGTACTTATCCTTGGAAAGAACAGGAGCCTCAAAATACTGGACACCAGGACAAGGATTCATCATCATATAATTGCTGGGTTTCTTAGGGGTTTAAACTGGTGCCAGCTCTGGATCCTGGACTTAATGTTGTCTTAGCTGTCATAGGAAGTGAGACGTTTGGTCGAGAATATTCATTTTCCTTATTTAGAGATTGACCTAACAGGATGACAATGTTCTGTCACACTAATTCTTTCAATTTAAATTCCCTTGCTGGCAACACTTACATGCCTGTTTAAAttccatggaatggtttgggttggaaggggccttaaagatcatcgTGTTCcaacaaaattatatttgcatgataattctgctgccttttttttttttttctttttgtgtagGAACAATGGTTATGAAATGTCAGTTTGGCCTGGTCCTAAAACATTTGCTATTAGCAGGTCACTAGTGAGGTTCTGCTCTGCTGGTCCTTTTCTGgctgatgtattttaaaagttctgACCTTGGATTTTGTCTGCTGAAGTAAATGTGGctcttctttgtttctgttcctTCTCAGGAGGTTCTTCAGAACTTGTACCGAACCaagtcttttttgtttttgggttgtGGAGAGACTCTGCGTGACCAGATATTCCAAGCTCTTTTTCTTTACACAGTAAAGAATAAAGTGGATCTAGAACATTACATGTTGGTGcttaaagaaaatgaagatcacTTTTTTAAGCTCCAGGCAGACATGCTGCTGCATGGAATAAAAGTTGTGTCCTATGGGGACTGCTTCCAACAATTCCCAGAGTATGTCCAGGATCTGACTGCTCAAATCTGCAAACAGCGAAGTCCAGGTAATGTGGCCTCTTCAACAGCAGAGTCTGGAGCAGGTACTGGGCAGTTTGCCCTGCCTGAACACTGCAGCTGATCTGAGGCACTGACCTCATGTGCAGCTTTGTTTCATGTGAGGGACATGCAGATTTGGAACATGTGGCCAAAATGTGACtggatgttttgggttttttttaaatctgtggaTTTTGGAGATCTGTGGATTCTTGCAAATTTCATCTTGAATTCCAGATTTGTCTCTTTGTTAGCATTTGGTAAAGGTGTTTACTTAGCATATATTTATAATGTGAACTTCATAATGtattacattttcagaaatctGACTTGTCAGGAAAAGAGACTAAGAATTGAAGGGATTAACTGGTGGGATAAGCTGGTTGAGCCACAATATCTGACTGAGCATAGAATGGGAAATTAAATCAGTGCATCCAGTAAGTGTTTGACTAAGTACACTAGGAGTTATGAAGAGAATGGAGAGAAACAGCTGTACGTCTAAGGAAGGAGATCAATGTTTTCCAAACAAGGACAGTTCCGTTTTGGTTTatccagaagaaaataactAAATGACCTTGGGAAGCATTGCTGTTTGACAGCTCTTTTATTAGTAATTTCAGGGAAACTGTTTTTTCCAAAATTGTTCCCAGGTGGTGCATAGTAGGAACATTTTCCTGGAAAGTGCATGCCCAAATTAATATCCTGGTTTTTGTGACTTGATGGATATTCCAATTAGACTtcattatgtttttctttccatgaaggctagaaaaaaatatttatcacacAACTGAGATTTGAGGAAGTTTGTCTGCAGTCTGATTTGTACTGGACTTGCAACAGGAGGGACCTTACTCAGATTTGAAAATCTCATGATCTTATTTACAAGTCAAGATCCCAAGCAAAACCATTTTCAGGTGTGCAGAACTGCTCTGTACATCAACAGACTgtcagggtttggttttttgtgccTATTTACAAACTCTCTTCTAAAAGGTAGCAGGGAGAGATTGTTAAAAGGGTTATActgaagaaatgagaaatgcaaaacCAAAATAGCCTGATGCACACTGAGGACAGTAGGCCCCTGGACACTCGCTGGAAAAGGAACACAGAAAACTGCAAGCAGTCCAGGAATCCTGGAATGCCTTGAGGACCACTTCCTAGGAGAGGTGATGGAGAGCCCAATAGAGGAGAGGCTCAGCTGAACCTGAGGTCAGGGTTGGTAGTAGCCTGGGCTGAAGTAATCATGTCCTGGTGCAATTCTCTGCTAAACCAATATGAAGTTGCTTAGCCATATTATTTGAGAAATTGTGTCAAGTGGGGAAGTTCCCACTGactggaaaagaggaaacatAACCCCCacttttaaaaagggaataaaggaaGACTTGGGGGATGTGAGTAAAAAATGGGCTGGATGGTCACACTCAGGGCTGTGGTCAGTGGTTTTATGTGTGGATGGAAACTGATGGAAGCTGTGTCCTACAGGAGTCTGTGTTAGGACCAGGACCATGTAATGGCTTTGATGGATACGTAGACAGTGAGCTTGTGTGTGTCCTCAGCAGGTAACACCAGCAAGCTGAGGGCTGTGGTAATAGGGAAGGGGTCACAGCCTGAGAGACCTGGATAGGCTGGAGAGGCTGTGCTATCACCAagttcagcaaggccaaggtTCTacagctgggccagggcaaTTGCAAGCACaaatccaggctggggatgagcagATGGAGCAACCCTGAGGGGGAACTTGGGGTTGTTGGTGGCTGACAGCTGGACAGGCCCCATCCCAGAGACTCCCCTGTGCTAGGCTGAGACCCCAGCATGGACAGCTGGGTAGGGGGgattctgctcctctgccctgctcaggtgagaccccacgTGCAGAGCTGCACAtcagaaggacatggagctgctggaagtggGTCCAGAGGTGGGCAGTACATACTATCAGGGGCTGGAGTACCTCTGCTTTGGAAACAGGCTGTGAGaactgggggtgttcagcctggataAAAGGCTCTAGGGAGATCTtaacagcagctgtggctgccccatccctgccagggtggatggggcttagagcaacctgggatagtggaaggtgtccctgcccatggcaggatgggtggcactggatgacCTTTATcatctcttccaacccagactATCCTGGGATTCTGAATACAAGCTTGCTGTTTTAGGATGGTGCATAAAAGTATAAAAACTTCCTGGATGCTCATGTGTGTTTCTGATGTCTCTTACACTTCTCTAGATGCTGATCGGGTGGACAGCACAACACTGTTGGGTAAGTAAAGATTTTCACAGAAAGTTCCATAATCCTACCAACAGTAGAAAAATACCCCTCTTATTTCCaaagtaattaaataattagTGTCCAGAGCTCTGATTTAGCTATTTTTTTActctctggttttctttctgcctAGCAGCAGGTAACTGATGGCCTTTTCAGGTCTATTGAATTACAAATGATAGTATTATCTCAGAGTACTCTGGTGAATGTTAGTAACTTTTCATATATGCTTTCTGGAGCTTTTTACATGCCAACATCAATAAGATATTTGGCTTAGATTTCCAAATGCAGGTTTCTGTTCCAAAAGCCTTCCTTAAAGGGGTCAGAAAGAGTGAATCTCAAGGGTGTAGGACTGAAGATGATTTTTTTAGTTGAACTGTTCAGGTTGCTTTGTTATATTTCTGTGAATAACCCAAGTAATAATACATTCTaattgatggaaaaaaatacagcaaatgaGCTTTAAAAGATTTCACTCCTGAgaggtctgtgctgctgcagccaacATCAGAATTGTACAGAAATACCATCTCATAATGCATGTAAGGGTCTTTGGCAGTGCAGGAGGTAAAACCCCTGCTCTttcccagttaaaaaaaaaagtacacaaGCTCCAAGACACTTGTGTGCAGGTGTAAAGTCTGAGATTAGTTTTGTAATTCCAATGGGATTTTAAACTTACCTTTCTCTCAACTGAGCTCATAAATCCCATTTTCAATAAAGCATAGTTGGGTGGAAGAATGTGGTAGAGTTGGTGGAAGACTGAGTACAACTAATTCCAGTCCTTCTTAACATCCCCCTTAACAGTCTTTACTAACTTGTTAGCACCATCTTTAGGCAGTTTTAGCACCTGTTTACTTGTAGTTCAGAATACAGACCCaagtaaaaaaatccaagaGGATTACTGTGTGTAATACCCCACAAAAGCAAAGTGAATGATCTGgttttgaagaaatttttattCCATTCATGTTACTCTCTATTTATACTGTTTATATACTTCTAACAGCAGCTGACACCAAGGATTTTTGTTGCAGACTTCAGGAATGGTTCAGTTTGGGACCACTGGAGTACTCTATTTCAACCCTCCAGCTCAAGCTGGGGTGTCTAAGTAAGGGAGCCAGATGCACATGTGAGCTCCACAGGTGTTAAATAAGCTTGGGCTGCTAAAAGGCAGCAGAATCCTGAGCTGAGTCCCTGTTGTTTGTGTCAGTGTTGGGGGAGAGCTTGAGCCCAGACTTTTAGCAGGGTTAATGTTACATGTAATTCAGAATCCAAATATGAGAACCTCAGGGGACCAGGATTGTGTTTATCTTGCTAGCTGGTGCTTATAAAAGAAGTACACCAAGCACCTGAATGTAGTAATATTAAtgtgcttttcttcccctctctcaCTCCAGGAACTTCATGTGTGGACTGTGCCAAAAGGAAGTTAGGAGAAAGCAGCACTGATTCTCCTAAGAGGGCCAAGCAGTCAGATGATATACCCACTCTTTAATGAAAAAGAGCAGAAGCTTTTTAACAGTAGGTGTTTTACATCTGCTGCATGGAAAGTTTTGAGCTggtatttccatgattttaagTGTAATAAACTTGTACATACTagctttctcttttctaaaGCCATAAATGTGTCATGTGGGTAAAGCTTGAGGGTCAAGTGAATCACTCCTCTGGCACTGCCAGACTACTGGGGCAGGACCTGCAGGGTCAGACAGAAGCAGATGCAACTTCTCTTTGCATTTAGGCAAAGCCACTTGGACAAACTCTTCCCCAGCTGAAGCCACACAGCATTTGAATCTGTCAAAAGTGTCTCTTGGCACAACTGCCTTTGAAATAGAGAGGTTTCCATCAATTGAACTGCAGGTGGGTTTCTGGATTATTAGGGGTCTTGCAGGCTTTAGTCTCTGAGCCCCAAGTCCTGCAGAACAGTGCTGTTCCACAGTTATGGAACCCACAGCACGATGACGCACCTGCTTTCCACTTTTGACACgaggatttgttttttcctttgtctggTAAGGCACGAGATTAcctggggaagaaaggctggAAGAGTGCTGCATCTTGCAGGGACAGACTACAGGGCAGGCACTCCCTGACCTCCCTGGAGTGGGCACCTATGGAAATGTTTTAACTACTGCTACATCACAgactgctggctgctgccttgGACAGCAGGTAACAGTCCTACAGGGGAATAAAACCTAGTCAGTATCAAAGGCTCCATCTGCAGGTAATTCCTAGTGTGTAAATTTGTATTTGGTTGAACTGCCCCAAGGGTGAAGGTGAGGCCCAGCAGTACCTGGTACTTCCCCCACCTCCATCATATTGGCAGCAAGACGGAAttcccactgcagctgccagcactggtACACAGCTGTAGTCTTCGTCAGCTGGCTCTCACCTCAGTGCCTGCAGGAGAGCATGTCCAGGGCTGTTCTTTGTGCTGAAGCCAGCACAGGTACCTGGCAGGGCTGAAGGATTGCTCCTGTCAGGTTTCCCTGTGGCTGTGTCCTAAGGATTTCTGTTACGCCGTCTGAGAGCAGGTCACGTTGCACTGGGGTTttacaggcagggcaggggctgggtgTGGGAGGTGACCTTTTTCTCTGAACTGTGGTTCGGCAGGTCTTCTTCACTCCTTTGAAAAACAACCACCTCCTGCAGTTCCCTGGGACGAAAAGCTTGAGTGAGAGGCACTGTTAGGATGTTGCTGTGTTCCTGCAGGCCTTCAGGCAGCCCATAGCCCCCCTGTTCCTCTTAAGAGGGTCTGTTTATACCAAGATCACTTCTGAACTGTCTTTTAGCACCACATAGAGCATTTTACGTTGAGATTACCCTCCAACATAAGCTTCTGCAGTCAGCATAAACGGGCTGCTTTGGAAAGTGATGAGTCAGGCTCTTGTGGATCCTGGTGATCAGCTCAGAACACTTCACCTGTTGCTTCAAGCTGAAGCAAAACCCATCACTTGCACTGAAGTATTTATTACTCTGGTTACTACCACTAAACCCTGAAGTCATCCAACTCCTTATCACGTGCTTGAATCAGGTGACAATAGGAAATCCCATCCCTCCCCTTGCTAAGGATCAGCTTACACCCACCCAGCATTAGTGATTGTTCCCTTATAGATACTGTTTGTTGAGCAGCCTCCCTGTCTCAAGGGCCATCTATTGTATCCTCAAAAGCAGAAGAATGAGGGGTTATTTTATCTCCTAATACCTCTGTTACTGGTTTCTGAATTAAGGCACTGATGCTGACTCATGCCTCAGAGTAAATTTATTCAATGAAGTGTAGCAATAACACAAGTATTTGATGAACATTTGTATTCCTGTGAAACACGTTACACTCCTGCTCAGACAATCTTCCTCCCTGAGGCAGGATCCCCAAAGGCCCAGCACAAGCCAGGGCTCACAGCACATGACAAAGCAGGTATGTGTAAGCAACCCACAGGACAAAAAGGAACCTGCTCTGTGAACACAAGATGTAATTATTATGAACAACCACAAACGAAGTGAAGCTCTTCAGCATACAGAGGTAGAACATAAGCCAGATAAAATAATTCCagctttcagttttctttaCCCAACTTCATTAACTTTAGATGGAATGTTCATTAATTTCATCTGCTTAGATGAAGAACAGCCAGCAAAGTAACTTCAGTGTACTGGGACAGCTGCATAATAACATTACTttgttttagattttatttttttatatttatatatatatatatatatatatatatatatatatatatatatatataatgtcaTTTGCCTTTATAGCACCTGACTCATTCTTTCCACTTCTGGATGAGGTGAAATAGCTCAGAGGTAAAATTTTTCAAGGTTACATCAACAGCTCTAGAGCTGCATTGCAAGTCTTTGTACAGTTAACTAATACTTGTATAAGGTTGCAGCAGAAGACTGAAGTCTTTCTGGCTGTCACAGAAGTCACCCAAGATAATGAACACATTCCAGAACCTTACTCTtttagaaaaaaggaaataatcctATCTGAAGGCAAATAGATGCAGCTGCAACACAAAAGGTCCTGACTGGAGCAGTGAGCACCTGAATAGCATGCTAGCACTATGGACTTTTCCAAGAAAAGCAAGATGCTTGTTCTTTGGGATTCTGTACTTACGGAAATGAACCTGCAGCCCTTCTTCTTACAGCCAAAATATTAGGAATGAAAGCTCTGGGTACCAGGTGCGTACACCTCAGAAATAGCCTTGGTAATAGCCTCTGTAACAAAACTGCATCAAGGAATCGCAGTTGATTCCCTTAATGTTTTGCAAAACTGCTTCGCTTGAAAAGTGAACATTTCCCTGTCAACCTCCAAGAGCCACATTCAAACTCAGGTTTGTAACAGTCAGCTGTGAACCCAGTTCCTGCTGTCACCTGGCCCTGACACCATCCATGCACTATTCGAAGAGAGAACCACGGCTGGGCTtctctgctgtgtcctgctcctcctcctctgggtACTCAGTAAGATCCAGGGTCAGGACTTGGCTGAACATAATATCATCGTACTGAGAAGAAAGAGGATCACACCATGTAACACACTTGTGGTACttgaaataaacatttcataACTATTAGATGCAATCATGAGCTTGAATTCCCCAAAGGATGTTCCCTGGAGCCAGTGCCtgcacagcaggacacagccagCCACCAACTACATATACATGATTCACTGGAGCAACGCTCCACGTGCAACCCACTACTTCAACAACCCCATGTACATTATTTAACCATAACTAATTGTTACCTCAGGACACACTCCCATCAATGCATCTGCCTTGCAATAAAACTCTTCCTTCAGGGAAATAACTATCATTTGTAACTGTTCATGTGCCTGTTCTCTAATGAAACTCGAGACCTTTGGAAAGAAATCAAGTATTTCAGTTAGTTCTGGCAACCTGAAACAATGCTGTGATTAGGGAATGGTGAGGAAAGAACTGAACTGTGCTAGCTGCAGAATTCCATCACTAAATAAGATtgttaaaatgagaaataaatctgttttaaaagccAGGTATTTTGCACAGTTTTAAGACAACCCCTCAGAAGTGCTgttttttgaaaacatttaagGAAATAATGGTTCATTCCAATGAATAAAGCTACAAAAGGACACCAGTGCCAGTGAACAGCAATTTTACTTTACATAACTAGAGAGGAAGGTAGAAATTCCTAAGTAAgtttttcaaaaaatgtgtAAGGTTTGCTACTGGCTGTGTAATAACTCAAATTAGTTCACTGCAGACAGCATCAAGTTTCTCAATAATAATGCAACTCAAAGGTACAAAACTTAAGTTATTAACTAGTGAGTATTGCAATGTCCCCCAATATAAATTAAATGCTGCATAAAGAACCAGTACATTTTTAATGAGCCTTCTGCCTGCCCAGTTCTATCTACATGAcatggaaatttattttttaacagaagaCCTATTAGTAAGTTACAGAAATAACTGTTGTTGGTAAGTTACAACTATTATCATTTGTTCTAATAATTTCATAGTATAGTTCCAATTAGTGAGAGATCTACTTTAATACATCATCaatcagagaaaggaaagagacaGATTAATTTCTTAGGATAAAGAAAATGGATACCAGTGAGTACCAGCAACAATCTTCCACTGATCACTTTTGCTCACTTGCAGCAATTAATTTTAGCTCTGTTTGAGCTGAGAAATCAATGGCGCATAGAGGCAAAATCACCTCTGTTTCCATTATTTTGTCAAGAAAGGTGCTCAGCACATCCTTAGGCATGAAGGTGACCTCTCCCAAGCAGAATGAGCCTCCTCAGAGAGGCAAAGTGCCTAGTACACTCTACCATCAGCTCTTTTAATCCTTCATAGGTAGCCTGTATGGAAAGCTGGCAACATCCCAGAAATGCTCGTCTTCATTCAATGTGTGATGTGTAATCTTGTTTTTGATCATATCACTGAGCACCAAACCCTAAAGCTTCCTTAGGGATATTCATTATAGCCCCACTACATCCCATCTAATGCTGCTGAAACACACTGCACCAAGTTAAAACAACCTCAGGGCCTGGCTAATCCTTGTGGACTTGCATCCCAAGGATTATTTAGGGAATTCAGGTTCAGGAACCTCTCACAGTGAGCCAGTAATCCCCAAGAAGAAACTCAATTCTATCTGGCAGGCACAAGCAGTAGAGCTTCCCAGCTATCTATTCCAGAGGTACCCTCCCAGCAAGCTCTGGGCTACTTGGCAAAACACAGTTAATGCCATCAGGggaaaaaccaaaatgtttggTGTTGAAACAACTGCTTCTGTTTATTAGGTTCTACTGAGACTGACATTATCAGTAATGTTAGTAGAAAtactgttctgaaaaaaaatccttccgCAGAAGAAAATCCAGGCATATGTGGAGAGCTTGAGGATTCCTCCCTACAAACAATCCCCCTGTTCTGAGCCTCCTCTTGCCAGGGGCTACCATGCACAGATTCAatctctgctgtgctccagcctCAGTTCTTGTTACATTGAACAGTTATGGGCAAAAAGGGACAGATAAATTGAGGGTGGGAAGGTGTTTTAGAAAAAGTCATGTGAGTAAAATGACTGAAGCAACAGCTTAATTGGTGCTAATGCAGTTACCAAATCGATTATATTAAACACTCCAGTGACAGAACGACTTGTTTTCCACATGCAGACACACTTCTTGGAGCCAAAGGAACTCCAAGGCCTTACCAATTCCAAGCAGCACAGTTCCCAGGCGCCCTCCAGGTCAGACTGTGCCACATGGGGTTACATAATACACCTGCACATGCCTTCACACTCCTCACCACCTCCTCTCACCCTCACAGTTTAGAGACCAATCAAACACAGCTGAATTaaggcatttaatttttttccccaaatctcaCTCATTACTTCAGCCCTAATCCAATCTAATCTAAAACAGGTTCAGTCAGGCTAATCA is part of the Cinclus cinclus chromosome 4, bCinCin1.1, whole genome shotgun sequence genome and encodes:
- the FAM118A gene encoding protein FAM118A isoform X1, with protein sequence MAKRLQGYDWFGGGYELLVAAHLILCVGMENSIPAGWLVFCRSFNGSGELLESVPELFRQARKCAVNNEHFCFLCSRKFLKSLVRKQPRDLLLVIGTGVSAAVAPGIPALCSWRSCIEAVLGAAEQLEVLHPGDVAEFRKKVIKERDLLVVAHDLIRKMSPRTGDTKPNFFQDCLMEVFDNLEQYIQNPVVLQCILRLMERGTMVLTTNYDNLLEIFGQQQGKPMESLDLKDKDKVLQWARGHVKYGVLHIHGLYTDPCGMVLDPSGYKDVTQDPEVMEVLQNLYRTKSFLFLGCGETLRDQIFQALFLYTVKNKVDLEHYMLVLKENEDHFFKLQADMLLHGIKVVSYGDCFQQFPEYVQDLTAQICKQRSPDADRVDSTTLLGTSCVDCAKRKLGESSTDSPKRAKQSDDIPTL
- the FAM118A gene encoding protein FAM118A isoform X4; protein product: MAKRLQGYDWFGGGYELLVAAHLILCVGMENSIPAGWLVFCRSFNGSGELLESVPELFRQARKCAVNNEHFCFLCSRKFLKSLVRKQPRDLLLVIGTGVSAAVAPGIPALCSWRSCIEAVLGAAEQLEVLHPGDVAEFRKKVIKERDLLVVAHDLIRKMSPVLQWARGHVKYGVLHIHGLYTDPCGMVLDPSGYKDVTQDPEVMEVLQNLYRTKSFLFLGCGETLRDQIFQALFLYTVKNKVDLEHYMLVLKENEDHFFKLQADMLLHGIKVVSYGDCFQQFPEYVQDLTAQICKQRSPDADRVDSTTLLGTSCVDCAKRKLGESSTDSPKRAKQSDDIPTL
- the FAM118A gene encoding protein FAM118A isoform X2, whose amino-acid sequence is MENSIPAGWLVFCRSFNGSGELLESVPELFRQARKCAVNNEHFCFLCSRKFLKSLVRKQPRDLLLVIGTGVSAAVAPGIPALCSWRSCIEAVLGAAEQLEVLHPGDVAEFRKKVIKERDLLVVAHDLIRKMSPRTGDTKPNFFQDCLMEVFDNLEQYIQNPVVLQCILRLMERGTMVLTTNYDNLLEIFGQQQGKPMESLDLKDKDKVLQWARGHVKYGVLHIHGLYTDPCGMVLDPSGYKDVTQDPEVMEVLQNLYRTKSFLFLGCGETLRDQIFQALFLYTVKNKVDLEHYMLVLKENEDHFFKLQADMLLHGIKVVSYGDCFQQFPEYVQDLTAQICKQRSPDADRVDSTTLLGTSCVDCAKRKLGESSTDSPKRAKQSDDIPTL
- the FAM118A gene encoding protein FAM118A isoform X3, producing the protein MDSPEGATIRSEQKFRKFLKSLVRKQPRDLLLVIGTGVSAAVAPGIPALCSWRSCIEAVLGAAEQLEVLHPGDVAEFRKKVIKERDLLVVAHDLIRKMSPRTGDTKPNFFQDCLMEVFDNLEQYIQNPVVLQCILRLMERGTMVLTTNYDNLLEIFGQQQGKPMESLDLKDKDKVLQWARGHVKYGVLHIHGLYTDPCGMVLDPSGYKDVTQDPEVMEVLQNLYRTKSFLFLGCGETLRDQIFQALFLYTVKNKVDLEHYMLVLKENEDHFFKLQADMLLHGIKVVSYGDCFQQFPEYVQDLTAQICKQRSPDADRVDSTTLLGTSCVDCAKRKLGESSTDSPKRAKQSDDIPTL
- the FAM118A gene encoding protein FAM118A isoform X5, encoding MDSPEGATIRSEQKFRKFLKSLVRKQPRDLLLVIGTGVSAAVAPGIPALCSWRSCIEAVLGAAEQLEVLHPGDVAEFRKKVIKERDLLVVAHDLIRKMSPVLQWARGHVKYGVLHIHGLYTDPCGMVLDPSGYKDVTQDPEVMEVLQNLYRTKSFLFLGCGETLRDQIFQALFLYTVKNKVDLEHYMLVLKENEDHFFKLQADMLLHGIKVVSYGDCFQQFPEYVQDLTAQICKQRSPDADRVDSTTLLGTSCVDCAKRKLGESSTDSPKRAKQSDDIPTL